Sequence from the Streptomyces sp. R33 genome:
TGGACGAGTTGTTCGTCGACGAGGACTTCGCTGCTTGGTATCCGGCGGACGGGCGCCGGGGTCTGTCGCCGGCTCGGCTCGCGCTGGTATCGGTGCTGCAATACACGGAGAATCTGACCGACCGGCAGGCGGCAGAGGCCGTCCGGTGCCGCCTGGACTGGAAGTACTGCCTGGGCCTGGAGCTGGACGATGCGGGCTTCGACTTCTCGGTGCTGAGCGAGTTCCGTGACCGGCTGGCCGAAGAG
This genomic interval carries:
- a CDS encoding transposase; translation: MAMGCGSGRVIPPLTVKMARASNPRGTAAMWIRDRLDELFVDEDFAAWYPADGRRGLSPARLALVSVLQYTENLTDRQAAEAVRCRLDWKYCLGLELDDAGFDFSVLSEFRDRLAEE